One stretch of Rhinatrema bivittatum chromosome 8, aRhiBiv1.1, whole genome shotgun sequence DNA includes these proteins:
- the LOC115097336 gene encoding nuclear factor interleukin-3-regulated protein-like, whose translation MIIRMLGEKNEHESLQANGKVSQGKMASSSRRKREFMPEEKKDAMYWEKRQKNNEAAKRSREKRRLNDFVLENKMVALNEENNYLKAELLSLKLRFGLISSAVYAQQAQSLQSSLGFYLSGHKSSKLDSPFLGLESFCEESCYIRPSNFAPKTALANSDEFIFKDLDMSRKFLYTDKELGQKQPSLATKYNPTTYQPKRHESALMPTLHPHYFDYHCLDKYPYFCPSLYDDSIPCTSSSLIHMNGHKSNSVTSRSDEDEPEDQKFLPLLQCGLQGLSEHNSIAKASSALPHKLRIKTKTSGHKEDSKPGSEVMEKESVKVEIQHQPKP comes from the coding sequence ATGATAATTAGAATGCTAGGTGAGAAAAATGAACATGAGAGTCTGCAGGCAAATGGCAAAGTAAGCCAGGGCAAAATGGCCTCCAGCTCACGGCGAAAAAGGGAGTTTATGCCGGAGGAGAAGAAAGATGCCATGTACTGGGAAAAGCGGCAGAAAAACAATGAGGCAGCCAAAAGGTCACGAGAGAAGCGGCGGTTGAACGACTTTGTCCTAGAAAACAAGATGGTGGCACTCAACGAGGAGAATAACTATCTGAAGGCCGAACTGTTGTCCTTGAAGCTCAGGTTTGGGCTTATCAGCTCGGCAGTCTATGCCCAGCAAGCTCAGTCCCTCCAGAGCTCCCTTGGATTTTACCTATCAGGACACAAATCAAGTAAATTGGATTCTCCATTCCTCGGCCTAGAATCCTTCTGCGAAGAAAGCTGCTATATTAGACCTTCTAACTTTGCTCCCAAGACAGCTTTAGCCAACTCAGATGAGTTCATTTTCAAAGACCTTGACATGTCCAGGAAGTTCTTGTACACTGATAAAGAACTTGGTCAAAAACAGCCTTCCCTGGCAACCAAATATAATCCTACTACCTACCAGCCAAAGAGGCACGAGTCTGCTTTAATGCCCACCCTCCATCCTCACTATTTTGATTACCATTGTTTGGACAAATACCCTTATTTCTGCCCTTCATTGTATGATGACAGTATTCCATGCACATCCTCCAGCTTGATACACATGAACGGACACAAATCCAACAGCGTGACAAGCAGATCAGATGAGGATGAACCAGAAGATCAAAAGTTCTTGCCCCTCCTCCAGTGTGGCCTGCAAGGCCTTTCTGAGCATAATTCAATAGCCAAagcctcttcagccttgcctcacaaacttAGGATTAAAACTAAAACTTCTGGACACAAAGAAGACAGCAAACCTGGCAGTGAGGTGATGGAGAAGGAATCTGTTAAGGTAGAGATCCAACACCAACCAAAGCCTTAA